In Macaca nemestrina isolate mMacNem1 chromosome 9, mMacNem.hap1, whole genome shotgun sequence, a single genomic region encodes these proteins:
- the LOC105466011 gene encoding zinc finger SWIM domain-containing protein 8 isoform X3, translated as MELMFAEWEDGERFSFEDSDRFEEDSLCSFISEAESLCQNWRGWRKQSAGPNSPTGGGGGGGSGGTRMRDGLVIPLVELSAKQVAFHIPFEVVEKVYPPVPEQLQLRIAFWSFPENEEDIRLYSCLANGSADEFQRGDQLFRMRAVKDPLQIGFHLSATVVPPQMVPPKGAYNVAVMFDRCRVTSCSCTCGAGAKWCTHVVALCLFRIHNASAVCLRAPVSESLSRLQRDQLQKFAQYLISELPQQILPTAQRLLDELLSSQSTAINTVCGAPDPTAGPSASDQSTWYLDESTLTDNIKKTLHKFCGPSPVVFSDVNSMYLSSTEPPAAAEWACLLRPLRGREPEGVWNLLSIVREMFKRRDSNAAPLLEILTDQCLTYEQITGWWYSVRTSASHSSASGHTGRSNGQSEVAAHACASMCDEMVTLWRLAVLDPALSPQRRRELCTQLRQWQLKVIENVKRGQHKKTLERLFPGFRPAVEACYFNWEEAYPLPGVTYSGTDRKLALCWARALPSRPGASRSGGLEESRDRPRPLPAEPAVRPKEPGTKRKGLGEGVPSSQRGPRRLSAEGGDKALHKMGPGGGKAKALGGAGSGSKGSAGGGSKRRLSSEDSSLEPDLAEMSLDDSSLALGAEASTFGGFPESPPPCPLHGGSRGPSAFLPEPPDTYEEDGGVYFSEGPEPPTASAGPPGLLPGDVCTRDDVPSTDESGSGLPKTKEAAPAVGEEDDDYQAYYLNAQDGAGGEEEKAEGGAGEEHDLFAGLKPLEQESRMEVLFACAEALHAHGYSNEASRLTVELAQDLLANPPDLKVEPPPAKGKKNKVSTSRQTWVATNTLSKAAFLLTVLSERPEHHNLAFRVGMFALELQRPPASTKALEVKLAYQESEVAALLKKIPLGPSEMSTMRCRAEELREGTLCDYRPVLPLMLASFIFDVLCAPGSRPPSRNWNSETPGDEELGFEAAVAALGMKTTVSEAEHPLLCEGTRREKGDLALALMITYKDDQAKLKKILDKLLDRESQTHKPQTLSSFYSSSRPTTASQRSPSKHGGPSAPGALQPLTSGSAGPAQPGSVAGAGPGPTEGFTEKNVPESSPHSPCEGLPSEAALTPRPEGKVPSRLALGSRGGYNGRGWGSPGRPKKKHTGMASIDSSAPETTSDSSPTLSRRPLRGGWAPTSWGRGQDSDSISSSSSDSLGSSSSSGSRRASASGGARAKTVEVGRYKGRRPESHAPHVPNQPSEAAAHFYFELAKTVLIKAGGNSSTSIFTHPSSSGGHQGPHRNLHLCAFEIGLYALGLHNFVSPNWLSRTYSSHVSWITGQAMEIGSAALTILVECWDGHLTPPEVASLADRASRARDSNMVRAAAELALSCLPHAHALNPNEIQRALVQCKEQDNLMLEKACMAVEEAAKGGGVYPEVLFEVAHQWFWLYEQTAGGSSTAREGATSCSASGIRVAGEAGRGMPEGRGGPGTEPVTVAAAAVTAAATVVPVISVGSSLYPGPGLGHGHSPGLHPYTALQPHLPCSPQYLTHPAHPAHPMPHMPRPAVFPVPSSAYPQGVHPAFLGAQYPYSVTPPSLAATAVSFPVPSMAPITVHPYHTEPGLPLPTSVALSSVHPASTFPAIQGASLPALTTQPSPLVSGGFPPPEEETHSQPVSPHSLHHLHAAYRVGMLALEMLGRRAHNDHPNNFSRSPPYTDDVKWLLGLAAKLGDRHGDAAAAESRSCPQPPACPGLPPTGAALPAGIHAVHPPPLDSPDSCGLRRLCECDPERPQRLLPDAHGHDAVQRHPTEPQAQQTDQGAVAAGLTRDGHLLPLSLSPVGSYTGTQACGYGGPSHRGSEAWLDRSSSLSSLVAQTDSCSWAVAWGQDVSDPRSLGLGETALSGRGRWVASGIYLAFINI; from the exons ATGGAGCTGATGTTTGCGGAGTGGGAGGACGGAGAGCGCTTCTCATTCGAGGATTCGGACCGTTTTGAGGAGGATTCGCTCTGTTCCTTCATCTCCGAGGCCGAGAGCCTCTGCCAGAACTGGCGGGGATGGCGCAAACAGTCAGCGGGGCCCAATTCCCCCACTGGCGGCGGTGGCGGAGGTGGCAGTGGCGGTACCAGAATGCGAG ATGGACTGGTGATTCCATTGGTGGAGCTGTCAGCAAAGCAGGTGGCATTTCACATCCCATTTGAAGTGGTGGAGAAAGTTTACCCACCGGTGCCTGAGCAGCTACAGCTCCGAATTGCTTTTTGGAGCTTCCCTGAGAATGAAGAGGACATTCG GCTGTATTCATGCCTGGCCAATGGCAGTGCAGATGAGTTTCAGCGAGGGGATCAGCTCTTCCGCATGAGGGCTGTGAAGGACCCACTGCAGATAG GGTTCCACCTGAGTGCTACAGTGGTGCCACCTCAGATGGTCCCTCCCAAAGGGGCCTACAACGTGGCTGTGATGTTTGACCGCTGCCGGGTCACTTCCTGCAGCTGTACCTGTGGGGCTGGGGCCAAATGGTGCACCCACGTCGTGGCACTCTGTCTCTTCCGCATCCACAAC GCTTCTGCAGTCTGCCTGCGAGCCCCAGTCTCAGAGTCCCTGTCCCGGCTACAGAGGGACCAGCTGCAGAAGTTTGCTCAGTACCTCATCAGTGAGCTCCCTCAGCAG ATCCTCCCCACAGCTCAGCGTCTCCTGGACGAACTCCTGTCTTCCCAGTCAACAGCCATCAATACAGTGTGTGGAGCTCCGG ACCCCACAGCAGGGCCCTCAGCATCGGACCAGAGTACTTGGTATCTAGATGAATCGACACTCACTGACAACATCAAGAAGACACTGCACAAGTTCTGTGGCCCCTCCCCTGTGGTCTTCAG TGATGTGAACTCCATGTATCTGTCTTCCACGGAGCCGCCAGCCGCTGCTGAATGGGCATGTCTGCTGCGCCCTCTGAGAGGCCGTGAGCCGGAGGGCGTCTGGAACCTGCTAAGCATCGTGCGGGAGATGTTCAAGCGGAGGGACAGCAATGCTGCCCCCTTGTTGGAAATCCTCACTGACCAGTGCCTCACCTATGAGCAG ATAACAGGTTGGTGGTATAGCGTACGTACCTCAGCCTCACACAGCAGTGCCAGTGGGCACACGGGCCGTAGCAACGGGCAGTCAGAGGTGGCAGCCCATGCCTGTGCCAGCATGTGTGACGAGATGGTCACACTGTGGAGGCTGGCCGTGCTGGACCCTGCACTCAGCCCCCAGCG GCGCCGGGAACTGTGTACGCAGCTGCGGCAGTGGCAACTGAAGGTGATTGAGAACGTCAAGCGGGGCCAACACAAGAAGACGCTGGAGCGGCTCTTCCCTGGCTTCCGGCCAGCGGTGGAGGCCTGCTACTTCAACTGGGAAGAGGCCTACCCACTTCCCGGTGTCACCTACAGCGGCACTGACAGGAAGctggcactgtgctgggcccGGGCCCTGCCCTCTCGGCCAGGTGCCTCCCGCTCTGGGGGCCTGGAGGAATCCCGGGACCGGCCCCGACCCCTTCCTGCTGAGCCAGCTGTGCGGCCCAAGGAGCCTGGGACCAAGCGAAAGGGCTTGGGTGAGGGGGTCCCCTCATCACAGCGGGGTCCCCGCCGCCTCTCAGCTGAAGGGGGAGATAAAGCTCTGCATAAGATGGGTCCAGGTGGGGGCAAAGCCAAGGCACTGGGTGGGGCTGGCAGTGGGAGCAAGGGCTCAGCAGGTGGCGGGAGCAAGCGACGGCTGAGCAGTGAAGACAGCTCCCTGGAGCCTGACCTGGCCGAGAtgagcctggatgacagcagCCTGGCCCTGGGCGCAGAGGCCAGCACCTTCGGGGGATTCCCTGAGAGCCCTCCACCCTGTCCTCTCCACGGTGGCTCCCGAGGCCCTTCCGCTTTCCTTCCTGAGCCCCCAGATACTTATGAAGAAGATGGTGGTGTGTACTTCTCAGAAGGGCCTGAGCCTCCCACAGCCTCTGCCGGTCCCCCTGGCCTACTGCCTGGGGATGTCTGTACCCGGGACGACGTCCCTTCTACAGATGAGAGTGGCAGTGGGCTTCCCAAAACCAAAGAGGCAGCCCCTGCAGTTGGAGAGGAGGATGACGACTACCAGGCGTACTATCTGAATGCCCAGGATGGGGCTGGGGGCGAGGAAGAGAAGGCCGAGGGCGGGGCTGGGGAGGAGCACGATCTGTTTGCTGGGCTGAAGCCGCTGGAACAGGAGAGCCGCATGGAG GTACTGTTTGCCTGTGCTGAGGCCCTGCATGCACATGGCTACAGCAATGAGGCCTCCCGTCTCACCGTGGAGCTTGCCCAGGATCTGCTAGCCAACCCACCCGACCTCAAGGTAGAGCCGCCCCCTGCCAAG gGCAAGAAGAACAAGGTATCCACGAGCCGTCAGACCTGGGTGGCTACCAACACCCTGAGCAAGGCAGCTTTCCTGTTGACAGTGCTAAGTGAGCGTCCAGAGCACCACAACCTGGCCTTCCGAGTTGGCATGTTTGCCTTGGAGCTGCAGAGGCCTCCAGCTTCTACCAAGGCCTTGGAG GTGAAGCTGGCAtaccaggagtctgaggtggctGCCTTGCTCAAGAAGATCCCTCTGGGTCCGAGCGAGATGAGTACCATGCGGTGCCGGGCAGAGGAGCTTCGGGAGGGGACGCTCTGTGACTATCGGCCTGTGTTGCCTCTCATGTTGGCCAGTTTCATCTTTGACGTTCTCTGTGCTCCAG GTTCCCGGCCCCCAAGTCGCAACTGGAACAGCGAGACACCTGGGGatgaggagctgggatttgaagcaGCAGTTGCTGCCTTGG GCATGAAGACAACAGTGAGCGAGGCAGAACATCCCCTCTTATGTGAAGGTACACGTCGGGAGAAGGGTGACCTGGCATTAGCACTAATGATCACTTACAAGGACGACCAGGCCAAGCTTAAGAAG ATCTTAGACAAACTCTTGGACCGAGAGAGCCAGACACATAAGCCACAGACGCTGAGTTCTTTCTACTCATCTAGCCGCCCAACCACAGCCAGCCAGAGGTCTCCTTCAAAGCACGGGGGCCCATCTGCCCCAGGGGCCCTGCAACCACTGACCTCAGGCTCTGCAGGGCCTGCTCAACCAGGGAGTGTGGCAGGGGCTGGGCCAGGCCCCACTGAGGGCTTCACAGAGAAGAATGTGCCTG AGAGTTCCCCACATTCCCCCTGTGAGGGTCTTCCATCTGAGGCAGCTTTGACCCCCAGGCCAGAAGGGAAGGTTCCTAGCCGGTTGGCACTTGGCAGTCGTGGAGGCTATAATGGACGGGGATGGGGGTCTCCAGGACGGCCTAAGAAGAAGCACACAG GCATGGCCAGCATTGACAGCAGTGCCCCTGAAACAACATCGGATAGCTCCCCGACCTTAAGCCGGAGACCACTTCGAGGGGGCTGGgcccccacctcctggggtcgAGGTCAGGACAGTGACAGCATTAGCAGCTCTTCTTCGGACTCCCTGGGCTCCTCATCCTCCAGTGGAAGTCGCCGGGCCAGTGCCAGTGGAGGAGCCCGGGCAAAGACTGTTGAAGTTGGCAG GTACAAGGGCCGCCGCCCCGAGAGTCATGCCCCCCATGTACCCAATCAGCCATCAGAGGCAGCTGCACACTTCTACTTCGAGCTGGCGAAGACAGTGCTGATCAAGGCAGGGGGCAACAGCAGCACTTCCATTTTCACACATCCATCTTCCTCAGGGGGCCACCAGGGTCCTCACCGCAACCTGCACCTTTGCGCCTTCGAGATTGGGCTTTATGCCCTTGGCCTGCACAACTTTGTTTCTCCCAACTGGCTCTCACGTACTTATTCTTCTCACGTTTCCTGGATTACAG GCCAGGCCATGGAGATAGGCAGCGCAGCCCTGACTATACTGGTAGAATGCTGGGATGGGCACCTGACACCCCCTGAGGTTGCATCCCTGGCTGACAGGGCATCACGGGCAAGAGACTCCAATATGGTGAGGGCAGCAGCAGAGCTGGCCCTGAGCTGCCTGCCTCATGCCCATGCATTGAACCCTAATGAGATCCAGCGGGCCCTGGTGCAGTGCAAGGAACAG GACAACCTGATGTTGGAGAAGGCCTGCATGGCAGTGGAAGAGGCAGCTAAGGGTGGGGGAGTGTACCCTGAAGTGTTGTTTGAGGTTGCTCACCAGTGGTTCTGGCTATATGAGCAAACTGCAGGTGGCTCATCCACAGCCCGTGAAGGGGCTACAAGCTGTAGTGCCAGTGGGATCAGGGTAGCTGGGGAGGCTGGGCGGGGTATGCCTGAGGGTAGAGGGGGCCCAGGGACTGAGCCGGTTACAGTGGCGGCGGCAGCAGTGACAGCAGCAGCCACAGTGGTGCCCGTCATCTCGGTGGGGTCTAGTTTGTACCCGGGTCCAGGACTGGGGCATGGCCACTCCCCTGGCCTGCACCCCTACACTGCTCTACAGCCCCACTTGCCCTGTAGCCCTCAGTACCTCACTCACCCAGCTCACCCTGCCCACCCCATGCCTCACATGCCCCGGCCTGCCGTCTTCCCTGTGCCCAGCTCTGCATACCCACAG GGTGTGCATCCTGCATTCCTGGGGGCTCAGTACCCTTATTCAGTGACTCCTCCCTCACTTGCTGCCACTGCTGTGTCTTTCCCCGTCCCTTCCATGGCACCCATCACAGTACATCCCTACCACACAGAGCCAGGGCTTCCACTGCCCACCAGTGTGGCCT TGAGCAGTGTCCATCCAGCATCCACATTTCCAGCCATCCAGGGTGCCTCACTGCCTGCCCTGACCACACAGCCCAGCCCTCTGGTGAGCGGAGGTTTTCCACCACCCGAGGAGGAGACGCACAGTCAGCCAGTCAGTCCCCACAGCCTGCACCACCTGCATGCTGCCTACCGTGTCG GAATGCTGGCACTGGAGATGCTGGGTCGCCGGGCACACAACGATCACCCCAACAACTTCTCCCGCTCCCCCCCCTACACTGATGATGTCAAATGGTTGCTGGGGCTGGCAGCAAAGCTGG GAGATCGTCATGGAGACGCTGCAGCGGCTGAGTCCCGCTCATGCCCACAACCACCTGCGTGCCCCGGCCTTCCACCAACTGGTGCAGCGCTGCCAGCAGGCATACATGCAG TACATCCACCACCGCTTGATTCACCTGACTCCTGCGGACTACGACGACTTTGTGAATGCGATCCGGAGCGCCCGCAGCGCCTTCTGCCTGACGCCCATGGGCATGATGCAGTTCAACGACATCCTACAGAACCTCAAGCGCAGCAAACAGACCAAGGAGCTGTGGCAGCGGGTCTCACTCgagatggccaccttctccccCTGAGTCTTTCACCCGTAGGGTCCTATACAGGGACCCAGGCCTGTGGCTATGGGGGCCCCTCACACAGGGGGAGTGAAGCTTGGCTGGACAGATCATCCTCACTCAGTTCCCTGGTAGCCCAGACTGACAGCTGCTCTTGGGCTGTAGCCTGGGGCCAAGATGTCTCAGACCCTAGAAGCCTAGGGCTGGGGGAGACAGCCCTGTCTGGGAGGGGGCGTTGGGTGGCCTCTGGTATTTATTtggcatttataaatatataa
- the LOC105466011 gene encoding zinc finger SWIM domain-containing protein 8 isoform X4 — protein MELMFAEWEDGERFSFEDSDRFEEDSLCSFISEAESLCQNWRGWRKQSAGPNSPTGGGGGGGSGGTRMRDGLVIPLVELSAKQVAFHIPFEVVEKVYPPVPEQLQLRIAFWSFPENEEDIRLYSCLANGSADEFQRGDQLFRMRAVKDPLQIGFHLSATVVPPQMVPPKGAYNVAVMFDRCRVTSCSCTCGAGAKWCTHVVALCLFRIHNASAVCLRAPVSESLSRLQRDQLQKFAQYLISELPQQILPTAQRLLDELLSSQSTAINTVCGAPDPTAGPSASDQSTWYLDESTLTDNIKKTLHKFCGPSPVVFSDVNSMYLSSTEPPAAAEWACLLRPLRGREPEGVWNLLSIVREMFKRRDSNAAPLLEILTDQCLTYEQITGWWYSVRTSASHSSASGHTGRSNGQSEVAAHACASMCDEMVTLWRLAVLDPALSPQRRRELCTQLRQWQLKVIENVKRGQHKKTLERLFPGFRPAVEACYFNWEEAYPLPGVTYSGTDRKLALCWARALPSRPGASRSGGLEESRDRPRPLPAEPAVRPKEPGTKRKGLGEGVPSSQRGPRRLSAEGGDKALHKMGPGGGKAKALGGAGSGSKGSAGGGSKRRLSSEDSSLEPDLAEMSLDDSSLALGAEASTFGGFPESPPPCPLHGGSRGPSAFLPEPPDTYEEDGGVYFSEGPEPPTASAGPPGLLPGDVCTRDDVPSTDESGSGLPKTKEAAPAVGEEDDDYQAYYLNAQDGAGGEEEKAEGGAGEEHDLFAGLKPLEQESRMEVLFACAEALHAHGYSNEASRLTVELAQDLLANPPDLKVEPPPAKGKKNKVSTSRQTWVATNTLSKAAFLLTVLSERPEHHNLAFRVGMFALELQRPPASTKALEVKLAYQESEVAALLKKIPLGPSEMSTMRCRAEELREGTLCDYRPVLPLMLASFIFDVLCAPVVSPTGSRPPSRNWNSETPGDEELGFEAAVAALGMKTTVSEAEHPLLCEGTRREKGDLALALMITYKDDQAKLKKILDKLLDRESQTHKPQTLSSFYSSSRPTTASQRSPSKHGGPSAPGALQPLTSGSAGPAQPGSVAGAGPGPTEGFTEKNVPESSPHSPCEGLPSEAALTPRPEGKVPSRLALGSRGGYNGRGWGSPGRPKKKHTGMASIDSSAPETTSDSSPTLSRRPLRGGWAPTSWGRGQDSDSISSSSSDSLGSSSSSGSRRASASGGARAKTVEVGRYKGRRPESHAPHVPNQPSEAAAHFYFELAKTVLIKAGGNSSTSIFTHPSSSGGHQGPHRNLHLCAFEIGLYALGLHNFVSPNWLSRTYSSHVSWITGQAMEIGSAALTILVECWDGHLTPPEVASLADRASRARDSNMVRAAAELALSCLPHAHALNPNEIQRALVQCKEQDNLMLEKACMAVEEAAKGGGVYPEVLFEVAHQWFWLYEQTAGGSSTAREGATSCSASGIRVAGEAGRGMPEGRGGPGTEPVTVAAAAVTAAATVVPVISVGSSLYPGPGLGHGHSPGLHPYTALQPHLPCSPQYLTHPAHPAHPMPHMPRPAVFPVPSSAYPQGVHPAFLGAQYPYSVTPPSLAATAVSFPVPSMAPITVHPYHTEPGLPLPTSVACELWGQGTVSSVHPASTFPAIQGASLPALTTQPSPLVSGGFPPPEEETHSQPVSPHSLHHLHAAYRVGMLALEMLGRRAHNDHPNNFSRSPPYTDDVKWLLGLAAKLGVNYVHQFCVGAAKGVLSPFVLQEIVMETLQRLSPAHAHNHLRAPAFHQLVQRCQQAYMQYIHHRLIHLTPADYDDFVNAIRSARSAFCLTPMGMMQFNDILQNLKRSKQTKELWQRVSLEMATFSP, from the exons ATGGAGCTGATGTTTGCGGAGTGGGAGGACGGAGAGCGCTTCTCATTCGAGGATTCGGACCGTTTTGAGGAGGATTCGCTCTGTTCCTTCATCTCCGAGGCCGAGAGCCTCTGCCAGAACTGGCGGGGATGGCGCAAACAGTCAGCGGGGCCCAATTCCCCCACTGGCGGCGGTGGCGGAGGTGGCAGTGGCGGTACCAGAATGCGAG ATGGACTGGTGATTCCATTGGTGGAGCTGTCAGCAAAGCAGGTGGCATTTCACATCCCATTTGAAGTGGTGGAGAAAGTTTACCCACCGGTGCCTGAGCAGCTACAGCTCCGAATTGCTTTTTGGAGCTTCCCTGAGAATGAAGAGGACATTCG GCTGTATTCATGCCTGGCCAATGGCAGTGCAGATGAGTTTCAGCGAGGGGATCAGCTCTTCCGCATGAGGGCTGTGAAGGACCCACTGCAGATAG GGTTCCACCTGAGTGCTACAGTGGTGCCACCTCAGATGGTCCCTCCCAAAGGGGCCTACAACGTGGCTGTGATGTTTGACCGCTGCCGGGTCACTTCCTGCAGCTGTACCTGTGGGGCTGGGGCCAAATGGTGCACCCACGTCGTGGCACTCTGTCTCTTCCGCATCCACAAC GCTTCTGCAGTCTGCCTGCGAGCCCCAGTCTCAGAGTCCCTGTCCCGGCTACAGAGGGACCAGCTGCAGAAGTTTGCTCAGTACCTCATCAGTGAGCTCCCTCAGCAG ATCCTCCCCACAGCTCAGCGTCTCCTGGACGAACTCCTGTCTTCCCAGTCAACAGCCATCAATACAGTGTGTGGAGCTCCGG ACCCCACAGCAGGGCCCTCAGCATCGGACCAGAGTACTTGGTATCTAGATGAATCGACACTCACTGACAACATCAAGAAGACACTGCACAAGTTCTGTGGCCCCTCCCCTGTGGTCTTCAG TGATGTGAACTCCATGTATCTGTCTTCCACGGAGCCGCCAGCCGCTGCTGAATGGGCATGTCTGCTGCGCCCTCTGAGAGGCCGTGAGCCGGAGGGCGTCTGGAACCTGCTAAGCATCGTGCGGGAGATGTTCAAGCGGAGGGACAGCAATGCTGCCCCCTTGTTGGAAATCCTCACTGACCAGTGCCTCACCTATGAGCAG ATAACAGGTTGGTGGTATAGCGTACGTACCTCAGCCTCACACAGCAGTGCCAGTGGGCACACGGGCCGTAGCAACGGGCAGTCAGAGGTGGCAGCCCATGCCTGTGCCAGCATGTGTGACGAGATGGTCACACTGTGGAGGCTGGCCGTGCTGGACCCTGCACTCAGCCCCCAGCG GCGCCGGGAACTGTGTACGCAGCTGCGGCAGTGGCAACTGAAGGTGATTGAGAACGTCAAGCGGGGCCAACACAAGAAGACGCTGGAGCGGCTCTTCCCTGGCTTCCGGCCAGCGGTGGAGGCCTGCTACTTCAACTGGGAAGAGGCCTACCCACTTCCCGGTGTCACCTACAGCGGCACTGACAGGAAGctggcactgtgctgggcccGGGCCCTGCCCTCTCGGCCAGGTGCCTCCCGCTCTGGGGGCCTGGAGGAATCCCGGGACCGGCCCCGACCCCTTCCTGCTGAGCCAGCTGTGCGGCCCAAGGAGCCTGGGACCAAGCGAAAGGGCTTGGGTGAGGGGGTCCCCTCATCACAGCGGGGTCCCCGCCGCCTCTCAGCTGAAGGGGGAGATAAAGCTCTGCATAAGATGGGTCCAGGTGGGGGCAAAGCCAAGGCACTGGGTGGGGCTGGCAGTGGGAGCAAGGGCTCAGCAGGTGGCGGGAGCAAGCGACGGCTGAGCAGTGAAGACAGCTCCCTGGAGCCTGACCTGGCCGAGAtgagcctggatgacagcagCCTGGCCCTGGGCGCAGAGGCCAGCACCTTCGGGGGATTCCCTGAGAGCCCTCCACCCTGTCCTCTCCACGGTGGCTCCCGAGGCCCTTCCGCTTTCCTTCCTGAGCCCCCAGATACTTATGAAGAAGATGGTGGTGTGTACTTCTCAGAAGGGCCTGAGCCTCCCACAGCCTCTGCCGGTCCCCCTGGCCTACTGCCTGGGGATGTCTGTACCCGGGACGACGTCCCTTCTACAGATGAGAGTGGCAGTGGGCTTCCCAAAACCAAAGAGGCAGCCCCTGCAGTTGGAGAGGAGGATGACGACTACCAGGCGTACTATCTGAATGCCCAGGATGGGGCTGGGGGCGAGGAAGAGAAGGCCGAGGGCGGGGCTGGGGAGGAGCACGATCTGTTTGCTGGGCTGAAGCCGCTGGAACAGGAGAGCCGCATGGAG GTACTGTTTGCCTGTGCTGAGGCCCTGCATGCACATGGCTACAGCAATGAGGCCTCCCGTCTCACCGTGGAGCTTGCCCAGGATCTGCTAGCCAACCCACCCGACCTCAAGGTAGAGCCGCCCCCTGCCAAG gGCAAGAAGAACAAGGTATCCACGAGCCGTCAGACCTGGGTGGCTACCAACACCCTGAGCAAGGCAGCTTTCCTGTTGACAGTGCTAAGTGAGCGTCCAGAGCACCACAACCTGGCCTTCCGAGTTGGCATGTTTGCCTTGGAGCTGCAGAGGCCTCCAGCTTCTACCAAGGCCTTGGAG GTGAAGCTGGCAtaccaggagtctgaggtggctGCCTTGCTCAAGAAGATCCCTCTGGGTCCGAGCGAGATGAGTACCATGCGGTGCCGGGCAGAGGAGCTTCGGGAGGGGACGCTCTGTGACTATCGGCCTGTGTTGCCTCTCATGTTGGCCAGTTTCATCTTTGACGTTCTCTGTGCTCCAG TGGTTTCTCCCACAGGTTCCCGGCCCCCAAGTCGCAACTGGAACAGCGAGACACCTGGGGatgaggagctgggatttgaagcaGCAGTTGCTGCCTTGG GCATGAAGACAACAGTGAGCGAGGCAGAACATCCCCTCTTATGTGAAGGTACACGTCGGGAGAAGGGTGACCTGGCATTAGCACTAATGATCACTTACAAGGACGACCAGGCCAAGCTTAAGAAG ATCTTAGACAAACTCTTGGACCGAGAGAGCCAGACACATAAGCCACAGACGCTGAGTTCTTTCTACTCATCTAGCCGCCCAACCACAGCCAGCCAGAGGTCTCCTTCAAAGCACGGGGGCCCATCTGCCCCAGGGGCCCTGCAACCACTGACCTCAGGCTCTGCAGGGCCTGCTCAACCAGGGAGTGTGGCAGGGGCTGGGCCAGGCCCCACTGAGGGCTTCACAGAGAAGAATGTGCCTG AGAGTTCCCCACATTCCCCCTGTGAGGGTCTTCCATCTGAGGCAGCTTTGACCCCCAGGCCAGAAGGGAAGGTTCCTAGCCGGTTGGCACTTGGCAGTCGTGGAGGCTATAATGGACGGGGATGGGGGTCTCCAGGACGGCCTAAGAAGAAGCACACAG GCATGGCCAGCATTGACAGCAGTGCCCCTGAAACAACATCGGATAGCTCCCCGACCTTAAGCCGGAGACCACTTCGAGGGGGCTGGgcccccacctcctggggtcgAGGTCAGGACAGTGACAGCATTAGCAGCTCTTCTTCGGACTCCCTGGGCTCCTCATCCTCCAGTGGAAGTCGCCGGGCCAGTGCCAGTGGAGGAGCCCGGGCAAAGACTGTTGAAGTTGGCAG GTACAAGGGCCGCCGCCCCGAGAGTCATGCCCCCCATGTACCCAATCAGCCATCAGAGGCAGCTGCACACTTCTACTTCGAGCTGGCGAAGACAGTGCTGATCAAGGCAGGGGGCAACAGCAGCACTTCCATTTTCACACATCCATCTTCCTCAGGGGGCCACCAGGGTCCTCACCGCAACCTGCACCTTTGCGCCTTCGAGATTGGGCTTTATGCCCTTGGCCTGCACAACTTTGTTTCTCCCAACTGGCTCTCACGTACTTATTCTTCTCACGTTTCCTGGATTACAG GCCAGGCCATGGAGATAGGCAGCGCAGCCCTGACTATACTGGTAGAATGCTGGGATGGGCACCTGACACCCCCTGAGGTTGCATCCCTGGCTGACAGGGCATCACGGGCAAGAGACTCCAATATGGTGAGGGCAGCAGCAGAGCTGGCCCTGAGCTGCCTGCCTCATGCCCATGCATTGAACCCTAATGAGATCCAGCGGGCCCTGGTGCAGTGCAAGGAACAG GACAACCTGATGTTGGAGAAGGCCTGCATGGCAGTGGAAGAGGCAGCTAAGGGTGGGGGAGTGTACCCTGAAGTGTTGTTTGAGGTTGCTCACCAGTGGTTCTGGCTATATGAGCAAACTGCAGGTGGCTCATCCACAGCCCGTGAAGGGGCTACAAGCTGTAGTGCCAGTGGGATCAGGGTAGCTGGGGAGGCTGGGCGGGGTATGCCTGAGGGTAGAGGGGGCCCAGGGACTGAGCCGGTTACAGTGGCGGCGGCAGCAGTGACAGCAGCAGCCACAGTGGTGCCCGTCATCTCGGTGGGGTCTAGTTTGTACCCGGGTCCAGGACTGGGGCATGGCCACTCCCCTGGCCTGCACCCCTACACTGCTCTACAGCCCCACTTGCCCTGTAGCCCTCAGTACCTCACTCACCCAGCTCACCCTGCCCACCCCATGCCTCACATGCCCCGGCCTGCCGTCTTCCCTGTGCCCAGCTCTGCATACCCACAG GGTGTGCATCCTGCATTCCTGGGGGCTCAGTACCCTTATTCAGTGACTCCTCCCTCACTTGCTGCCACTGCTGTGTCTTTCCCCGTCCCTTCCATGGCACCCATCACAGTACATCCCTACCACACAGAGCCAGGGCTTCCACTGCCCACCAGTGTGGCCTGTGAGTTGTGGGGCCAGGGAACAG TGAGCAGTGTCCATCCAGCATCCACATTTCCAGCCATCCAGGGTGCCTCACTGCCTGCCCTGACCACACAGCCCAGCCCTCTGGTGAGCGGAGGTTTTCCACCACCCGAGGAGGAGACGCACAGTCAGCCAGTCAGTCCCCACAGCCTGCACCACCTGCATGCTGCCTACCGTGTCG GAATGCTGGCACTGGAGATGCTGGGTCGCCGGGCACACAACGATCACCCCAACAACTTCTCCCGCTCCCCCCCCTACACTGATGATGTCAAATGGTTGCTGGGGCTGGCAGCAAAGCTGG gaGTGAACTACGTGCACCAGTTCTGTGTGGGGGCAGCCAAGGGGGTGCTGAGCCCGTTTGTGCTGCAGGAGATCGTCATGGAGACGCTGCAGCGGCTGAGTCCCGCTCATGCCCACAACCACCTGCGTGCCCCGGCCTTCCACCAACTGGTGCAGCGCTGCCAGCAGGCATACATGCAG TACATCCACCACCGCTTGATTCACCTGACTCCTGCGGACTACGACGACTTTGTGAATGCGATCCGGAGCGCCCGCAGCGCCTTCTGCCTGACGCCCATGGGCATGATGCAGTTCAACGACATCCTACAGAACCTCAAGCGCAGCAAACAGACCAAGGAGCTGTGGCAGCGGGTCTCACTCgagatggccaccttctccccCTGA